In one Phyllostomus discolor isolate MPI-MPIP mPhyDis1 chromosome 8, mPhyDis1.pri.v3, whole genome shotgun sequence genomic region, the following are encoded:
- the ZNHIT3 gene encoding zinc finger HIT domain-containing protein 3, with protein MHARGTGGQSCASLEWEIVLRVIMASLKGSTVVCVICLEKPKYRCPTCRVPYCSLTCSRKHKEQCKPETRPIEKKLRSAVTEKTEKPVENKDGDDDSIADFLNSDEEEDRVSLQNLKKLGESAELRSLLLNPHLRQLMVSLDQGEDKAKLMRACMQEPLFVEFADCCLRIVEPSQNEDS; from the exons ATGCACGCACGTGGGACTGGTGGGCAGAGCTGCGCGAGCTTGGAGTGGGAGATAGTTCTCCGAGTTATCATGGCGTCGCTCAAGGGTAGCACCGTCGTCTGTGTGATCTGTTTGGAGAAACCCAAATATCGCTGCCCCACCTGCCGCGTGCCCTA CTGCTCTTTGACCTGTTCCCGGAAGCATAAAG AGCAGTGCAAACCTGAAACTCGTCCTATTGAGAAAAAACTAAGATCAGCTGTTACTGAAAAAACTGAAAAGCCTGTGGAAAACAAAG ATGGTGATGATGACTCTATAGCTGATTTTCTCAATAGCGATGAGGAAGAGGACAGGGTTTCTCTGCAGAATTTAAAGAAGTTAG GGGAGTCTGCAGAATTAAGAAGCTTACTGCTCAACCCACACCTCAGACAGTTGATGGTCAGCCTCGATCAGGGGGAGGACAAGGCCAAGCTCATGAGAGCCTGCATGCAGGAGCCCTTGTTTGTGGAGTTTGCTGACTGCTGTTTAAGGATCGTGGAACCATCCCAGAATGAGGACTCTTAA